The following proteins are encoded in a genomic region of Macadamia integrifolia cultivar HAES 741 unplaced genomic scaffold, SCU_Mint_v3 scaffold860, whole genome shotgun sequence:
- the LOC122070239 gene encoding S-adenosyl-L-methionine:benzoic acid/salicylic acid carboxyl methyltransferase 1-like: MKVYNSTLPHCLCIADLGCSSGTNSLLVLTEIIDTIELARNRLGHPSLEYQVALNDLTGNDFNTIFKSLPALYEKLKKEKGENFGPCFISGLPGSFIGRLFPCKTIHFVHSSYSVHWLSQKDFSVFLKSRYDELVPGGHMVMTMLGNKSEDPFSRDFCTLMELLAKSLKDLVSKGLIEEAKVDSFNLPLYAPRLEELRTIIERDGLFDLEKLEIFDVNWDPNDDNHNEGFMFDNISSARNAVRCVRAVTESMFVHQFGEAIIDNLYQRYTEIIAEHLSKENAREKSKYVSLLISMKRK; encoded by the exons ATGAAAGTTTACAACAGCACCCTCCCTCATTGTTTGTGCATAGCAGATTTGGGCTGTTCTTCAGGAACCAACAGCCTATTGGTACTCACAGAGATTATAGATACTATTGAATTGGCACGAAACCGGTTGGGTCATCCATCGCTTGAATACCAAGTGGCACTAAATGATCTTACAGGGAATGACTTCAACACCATTTTCAAGTCCTTGCCAGCTTTATATGAGAAACtcaagaaggagaagggagaaaaTTTTGGTCCATGTTTCATATCAGGACTGCCTGGTTCTTTTATTGGAAGGCTCTTCCCATGCAAGACTATTCACTTTGTTCACTCTTCCTACAGTGTTCATTGGCTTTCTCAG AAGGATTTCTCAGTGTTCTTAAAGTCACGTTATGATGAACTAGTACCTGGAGGCCATATGGTCATGACAATGCTTGGAAATAAAAGTGAGGATCCATTTAGCAGAGATTTTTGTACCCTCATGGAGCTTTTAGCAAAGTCACTCAAAGATCTGGTCTCAAAG GGGCTCATTGAAGAGGCTAAGGTGGATTCATTTAATTTACCACTTTATGCGCCTCGTCttgaagaattaaggaccataatTGAAAGAGACGGATTATTTGATTTGGAAAAGCTAGAAATCTTTGACGTGAATTGGGATCCTAATGACGATAACCATAATGAAGGATTCATGTTTGACAATATCTCTAGTGCAAGAAATGCAGTAAGGTGTGTAAGAGCTGTTACAGAGTCCATGTTTGTTCATCAATTTGGAGAAGCTATAATAGACAACTTGTACCAGAGATACACAGAGATTATTGCTGAGCACTTGTCTAAGGAGAATGCCAGAGAGAAGTCCAAGTATGTTAGTCTATTAATTTCCAtgaagaggaaatga